Proteins encoded within one genomic window of Brassica rapa cultivar Chiifu-401-42 chromosome A09, CAAS_Brap_v3.01, whole genome shotgun sequence:
- the LOC103837861 gene encoding cytochrome P450 71B2, producing MAILLSFFLVLLLTLVSSIFLKKLQNSKLNLPPSPSSLPLIGNLHHLAGLPHRCFHKLSIKYGPVMLLRLGFVPVVVISSSEAAEAVLRTHDLECCSRPKTFGTRKLSYGFKDISFSPYGAYWREMRKIAVIELFSLKKVQSFRYIREEEVDFLVKNLTESCLKQSSVDLSKTFFSLTASIIGRVALGQNFHESGFIIDQERIKTLVTDAVEALGTFTFSDFFQGGVGRFVDFLFQRHKKINNVFKELDAFYQHVIDDHLKPEGRKNLDIVSLMLDMIDKPENTDSFKLNMDNLKAILMNVFLGGIDTSSIIMIWAMTELVRNPRVMKKAQEDIRTILGAKRERITEDDLNKVDYLKLIIKETFRLHPPVPFIVPRETMSHIKIKGYDIPPRTQIQINVWTIGRDPKRWTDPEDFIPERFINSSVDFRGQHFDLLPFGSGRRMCPAMPMGVATVELGLMNLLYFFDWGLPDGMEIGEIDMEEFGNLTIVKKLPLQLVPLRRY from the exons atggcGATCTTGCTctctttctttttggttttgctTCTTACTCTTGTATCATCAATCTTTCTTAAGAAGTTACAAAACTCAAAACTCAATCTTCCTCCTAGCCCCTCAAGTCTTCCTCTCATTGGAAACTTGCATCATCTTGCAGGGTTGCCTCACAGATGTTTCCATAAGCTATCAATCAAATATGGACCGGTGATGCTTCTTCGACTTGGCTTTGTTCCGGTGGTTGTGATCTCATCGAGTGAAGCAGCTGAAGCGGTTCTCAGAACTCATGACTTGGAATGTTGCAGCCGACCAAAGACGTTCGGGACAAGAAAACTCTCTTACGGGTTTAAAGACATCTCCTTTTCACCATACGGTGCTTATTGGCGGGAAATGCGAAAAATCGCGGTTATTGAGCTTTTTAGCCTTAAGAAGGTTCAATCTTTTAGGTACATTAGAGAAGAAGAGGTCGACTTCTTGGTGAAGAATCTGACGGAATCTTGCTTGAAACAATCTTCCGTGGATTTAAGCAAAACCTTCTTTTCCCTCACCGCAAGCATCATCGGTAGAGTAGCTTTAGGACAGAACTTCCACGAGAGCGGCTTCATTATTGATCAAGAAAGGATCAAAACGCTTGTTACGGACGCAGTGGAAGCTCTAGGGACTTTCACTTTCTCTGACTTCTTCCAGGGTGGAGTCGGAAGATTCGTAGACTTTCTGTTTCAACGACACAAGAAGATCAACAACGTCTTTAAAGAGCTTGATGCTTTTTATCAGCATGTGATTGATGATCACTTGAAGCCAGAAGGAAGGAAAAATCTGGATATCGTTTCCTTGATGTTGGATATGATCGATAAACCCGAAAATACAGATTCTTTCAAACTCAATATGGATAATCTCAAGGCAATCCTCATG AATGTGTTTCTTGGCGGGATAGATACAAGCTCTATAATAATGATTTGGGCGATGACAGAACTTGTTAGAAACCCTAGAGTGATGAAGAAAGCTCAGGAAGATATTCGAACCATCCTTGGGGCCAAACGGGAAAGAATAACTGAAGATGATCTAAACAAAGTTGATTACTTAAAGCTCATAATCAAGGAAACATTCAGATTGCATCCACCAGTTCCATTTATCGTCCCAAGGGAAACAATGTCTCACATCAAGATCAAAGGCTACGATATTCCCCCGAGAACGCAAATCCAAATTAATGTATGGACAATCGGACGTGACCCCAAGCGTTGGACCGACCCTGAAGATTTCATCCCTGAACGGTTTATTAATAGTTCTGTAGATTTTAGAGGACAACATTTTGACCTATTACCTTTTGGTTCTGGTCGAAGGATGTGTCCCGCGATGCCAATGGGAGTTGCTACTGTGGAGC